Proteins encoded together in one Peribacillus asahii window:
- a CDS encoding M20 family metallopeptidase, protein MLLDELMKKLDEKKDRIIEIRRYLHEHPELSFQEEETAKYISDFYTDVPVDSVETNFGGERGVVVTIKGSKPGKTIAIRADFDALPIKEETGLPFASKNEGVMHACGHDGHTAYMLVLAETLAEFKDQLKGTIRVIHQPAEEAPPGGAIGMIKAGVLDGVDAIIGIHVMSNMKTGHIYYRSGNTQTGRSYFKLVVQGRGGHGSSPHLANDAIVAASSFVMNLQTIVSRRINPFDTASVTIGNFDGKGTFNVIKDAVTIEGDVRTMSPETREIVETGVRAFAEGLEKSYGVKSTLEYNNDYPVLYNDPDVTEHVHQALEQASIPEVEAVLETPPQPPSEDFAYYLEKIPGCFFYVGACPESGEAYPHHHPKFDINEKSLIISAKAMAAVVASYCDGSEK, encoded by the coding sequence ATGTTATTAGATGAACTAATGAAAAAATTAGATGAAAAAAAGGATCGTATCATTGAGATTCGCCGTTATCTACATGAACATCCAGAACTTTCTTTCCAAGAAGAAGAAACGGCTAAATATATCAGCGATTTTTATACGGACGTGCCAGTGGATTCAGTTGAAACAAACTTCGGTGGTGAGCGTGGTGTCGTTGTAACCATTAAAGGTTCCAAGCCTGGAAAAACCATTGCTATTCGTGCTGATTTCGACGCCTTACCAATCAAGGAAGAAACGGGGCTGCCTTTTGCATCCAAAAACGAAGGGGTTATGCATGCTTGTGGTCATGATGGTCATACAGCATACATGTTGGTGTTAGCTGAGACATTAGCTGAGTTTAAAGATCAACTAAAAGGTACGATTCGAGTTATTCATCAACCAGCAGAAGAAGCTCCTCCAGGCGGTGCGATCGGTATGATTAAAGCGGGTGTCCTTGATGGTGTAGATGCAATCATTGGAATTCATGTAATGAGCAACATGAAAACAGGTCATATTTATTACAGAAGCGGGAACACCCAAACAGGAAGATCCTATTTTAAATTAGTTGTTCAAGGGAGAGGTGGACATGGATCATCACCTCATCTAGCCAATGATGCTATTGTTGCAGCAAGCTCATTCGTCATGAATTTACAAACAATAGTCAGTCGTCGAATCAATCCATTTGATACAGCTTCCGTTACCATTGGTAATTTTGATGGAAAAGGTACATTTAACGTAATCAAAGATGCCGTTACAATTGAAGGAGATGTTCGAACAATGTCTCCCGAAACTCGGGAAATTGTAGAAACCGGGGTGCGTGCGTTTGCGGAAGGATTAGAAAAATCATATGGAGTAAAATCTACTCTTGAATATAACAATGATTATCCTGTTCTATATAATGATCCTGACGTAACGGAGCATGTACATCAAGCTCTAGAACAAGCTTCCATTCCAGAAGTAGAAGCGGTTTTGGAGACACCGCCACAGCCGCCTTCAGAAGATTTTGCTTACTATCTTGAAAAAATACCAGGATGTTTCTTCTATGTCGGTGCTTGTCCTGAGTCAGGTGAAGCCTATCCGCATCATCATCCTAAATTTGATATCAATGAAAAAAGCCTTATCATTAGTGCTAAAGCTATGGCTGCTGTTGTAGCTTCTTACTGTGATGGGAGTGAGAAGTAA
- a CDS encoding MarR family transcriptional regulator: MHLFNEDGELLPEEIDTINRLTKIPIDSLNLDAIAVVTNIYRIAQGLRNKMEQEVLSEYGLSWTAFSMLYDLWIWESIETKKLAESAGVSKATVSNITKTLERKDLCYRKSDNRDRRITYLVLTDKGKQVMEDLYPRFHKGEVEIVSGLSVDEQKSVTNLLRKVIRENHF, from the coding sequence ATTCATTTATTTAATGAGGATGGGGAACTGCTTCCTGAAGAAATAGATACGATTAATCGGTTAACTAAAATCCCTATTGATTCGTTAAATTTAGACGCGATTGCTGTGGTTACAAATATCTATCGGATTGCTCAAGGATTAAGAAATAAGATGGAACAGGAAGTTTTATCTGAATATGGATTATCATGGACGGCATTTTCTATGCTATATGATTTATGGATTTGGGAATCAATCGAGACCAAAAAATTAGCCGAGTCAGCAGGTGTTTCAAAAGCTACAGTTAGCAATATTACCAAAACACTCGAACGGAAAGACCTATGTTATAGAAAAAGTGACAACAGGGACAGAAGAATAACTTATCTTGTGTTAACAGATAAGGGAAAGCAAGTGATGGAGGATCTTTACCCAAGGTTCCATAAAGGCGAAGTAGAGATTGTTTCGGGTTTGTCTGTCGATGAACAAAAGAGTGTGACAAACCTGCTTAGAAAAGTCATTCGAGAAAATCATTTTTGA
- the tyrS gene encoding tyrosine--tRNA ligase: MSNVLAQLNEEQRIEVKRQMAIYSQGVQDIIPNEELENKIAKSILENKPLKIKLGLDPSAPDVHLGHTVVLNKMRQFQENGHIIQLIIGDFTGKIGDPTGKSVARKQLTDEEVKHNAKTYFEQFAKVIDMEKVELHYNSKWLSQLNFEDVIQLAGKITVARLLERDDFEERIAFGKPISLHEFFYPLMQGYDSVILECDIELGGTDQHFNILMGRHFQEKFGKEKQVALLMPLLEGLDGVEKMSKSKKNYIGIDESPQEMYGKAMSIPDELMNKYFELVTDFTPEQIQSVKGQIETGQLHPRDAKMLLGKTIVRMYHGVEAAEKAEQHFISVFQQGLLPDEIPAVVWDGNTEVPVIDVLVELQLLSSKSEARRMIENRGVKINGNKVEDTRLQVSITDGLIIQVGKRKFVKIKTL; encoded by the coding sequence ATGAGTAATGTACTAGCACAATTAAACGAGGAACAACGAATAGAAGTAAAGAGACAAATGGCTATTTACAGCCAAGGCGTACAAGATATTATTCCAAATGAAGAGTTAGAAAATAAAATTGCAAAGTCCATTTTAGAGAATAAACCATTAAAAATAAAATTAGGCTTAGACCCTTCTGCTCCAGATGTGCATCTTGGACATACTGTGGTACTTAACAAGATGAGGCAGTTTCAAGAAAATGGTCATATTATCCAGCTTATTATTGGTGACTTTACTGGGAAGATTGGAGATCCAACAGGAAAATCAGTGGCTAGAAAACAATTAACGGATGAAGAAGTGAAGCATAATGCCAAAACATACTTCGAACAATTTGCAAAGGTTATAGATATGGAAAAAGTTGAGCTGCATTACAACTCTAAATGGTTATCTCAATTAAACTTTGAAGATGTCATTCAACTTGCAGGAAAAATAACCGTAGCAAGGCTTTTAGAGAGAGATGATTTTGAAGAACGAATTGCCTTTGGGAAACCAATTTCTCTGCATGAATTCTTTTACCCATTAATGCAAGGATATGATTCCGTGATATTAGAATGTGATATAGAACTTGGTGGAACAGACCAGCATTTCAACATTTTGATGGGTAGACATTTTCAGGAGAAGTTCGGAAAAGAGAAGCAAGTAGCCTTGTTAATGCCATTATTAGAAGGGCTTGATGGTGTCGAGAAGATGTCTAAATCAAAGAAAAACTACATCGGTATTGATGAGAGTCCACAAGAAATGTACGGAAAAGCGATGTCCATCCCAGATGAATTAATGAATAAATACTTCGAATTAGTAACAGATTTTACTCCTGAGCAAATTCAGTCCGTGAAAGGTCAAATTGAAACAGGTCAATTGCACCCAAGAGATGCAAAAATGTTACTTGGTAAGACAATCGTTAGAATGTACCACGGAGTAGAAGCAGCTGAAAAAGCAGAACAGCATTTTATCTCAGTTTTCCAACAAGGGTTATTACCTGATGAGATTCCAGCAGTAGTATGGGATGGAAACACAGAAGTCCCTGTCATAGATGTACTTGTTGAATTGCAATTATTAAGCTCCAAAAGCGAAGCCAGAAGAATGATTGAAAACAGAGGGGTAAAAATAAACGGAAATAAGGTAGAAGATACGAGGCTGCAAGTTTCGATTACCGATGGACTAATCATACAAGTTGGGAAACGCAAATTTGTAAAAATTAAAACATTATAA
- a CDS encoding amidohydrolase family protein, translating to MRIFDAHFHIIDFDFPIIENQGYLPPSYVVEDYQNETADLNVLGGAIVSGSFQGFDQEYLLKALKQLGSTFCGVTQLPFTVTDEEILHLNENGVKALRFNIKRGGSEDLSKLDYFARRVHDLVGWHSELYIDAKELPEIASTIEKLPAISIDHLGLSEEGLPHLLKLVDKGIHVKATGFGRVELNVENALKSIYETNPDALMFGTDLPSTRAKRPFEYGDIELIQQLFDEQATDKILYTNAFKWYFK from the coding sequence ATGAGAATTTTTGATGCACATTTTCATATTATTGATTTTGATTTTCCAATTATCGAAAACCAAGGATATTTGCCGCCTAGTTATGTTGTAGAAGATTATCAAAATGAAACTGCTGATTTAAATGTATTAGGTGGAGCTATTGTATCAGGGTCATTCCAAGGGTTTGATCAAGAATATTTATTAAAGGCACTAAAACAACTGGGCTCAACATTTTGTGGCGTAACACAATTACCTTTTACAGTGACGGACGAAGAAATACTACATTTAAATGAGAATGGGGTAAAAGCATTACGCTTTAATATTAAAAGAGGTGGTTCAGAAGATTTATCGAAGCTGGATTACTTTGCTAGAAGAGTTCATGATTTAGTAGGATGGCATAGTGAGCTTTATATTGATGCAAAAGAGTTACCCGAAATTGCATCTACTATTGAAAAATTACCGGCTATATCAATCGACCATTTAGGATTATCAGAAGAAGGATTACCGCATTTATTAAAATTAGTTGATAAAGGCATACACGTAAAAGCAACAGGATTTGGACGTGTGGAACTAAATGTTGAAAATGCTTTAAAATCCATATATGAGACAAATCCAGATGCTCTTATGTTTGGAACAGATTTACCATCCACAAGAGCAAAAAGACCTTTTGAGTATGGAGATATTGAATTGATTCAACAGTTATTTGATGAACAAGCTACGGATAAAATCCTGTATACGAATGCTTTCAAATGGTATTTCAAGTAA
- a CDS encoding homoserine dehydrogenase: MQKKIILTGYGTVAKELIKLIIHNGASMKEKYGFDLLVTGIVGSKGMIYEEKGIKLESLMDFGTGSEALLRYSEYFKLPFTEPIFQGDVLIECSPTNIETGEPALGYIQKSIVNGMDIVSVSKGALVKSFNEIKTQAAKYGSRLKYSGATAAALPTLDIGEYSLAGCTITRIEGILNGTSNFILASMSENNLSFEEALKIAQEKGIAEANPALDVQGFDTACKILLLANGFFGSSLLMDDVKIKGIEQVTKEDIQEAKQNGRTLKLLASAYKEAGNVIVEVKPCQLESEHPLAHVNGTNKGIVFETIEMGAVCATGGASHPRGAAAATLKDVINLYREMN, from the coding sequence ATGCAGAAGAAAATCATATTAACTGGGTATGGCACCGTTGCAAAAGAGCTAATCAAACTGATTATTCACAATGGAGCTTCGATGAAAGAAAAATACGGATTTGACTTACTCGTAACTGGAATCGTTGGCAGTAAAGGAATGATTTACGAAGAAAAAGGAATCAAGCTTGAGAGCTTGATGGATTTCGGAACGGGTTCGGAAGCACTTTTGAGATATTCGGAATATTTCAAGCTCCCTTTTACTGAACCAATTTTTCAAGGAGATGTCTTGATCGAGTGCTCTCCGACAAATATAGAAACGGGAGAACCAGCACTTGGCTATATTCAGAAATCTATCGTGAATGGGATGGATATTGTCTCTGTTTCAAAAGGAGCACTTGTAAAGTCATTCAATGAAATTAAAACACAAGCAGCCAAGTATGGTAGCCGATTAAAATACAGCGGCGCAACCGCCGCAGCCTTACCAACGCTTGATATAGGAGAATATAGTTTAGCAGGATGCACGATTACTCGTATTGAAGGCATTTTAAATGGAACCTCCAATTTCATTTTAGCAAGCATGAGCGAGAACAATTTATCTTTTGAAGAAGCGCTAAAAATTGCACAGGAAAAAGGAATTGCGGAAGCAAACCCTGCTCTAGATGTGCAAGGATTTGATACGGCTTGCAAAATTCTCCTCCTCGCTAATGGATTTTTCGGAAGCAGCTTATTGATGGACGATGTAAAAATTAAAGGCATTGAACAAGTCACTAAGGAAGACATTCAGGAAGCTAAACAAAATGGCCGTACACTTAAGCTTCTAGCTAGTGCTTACAAAGAAGCTGGGAATGTAATCGTAGAAGTAAAACCATGTCAGCTCGAAAGTGAGCATCCTTTAGCTCATGTCAATGGAACAAATAAAGGTATCGTCTTTGAAACAATCGAAATGGGGGCCGTTTGTGCAACTGGAGGAGCATCCCACCCAAGAGGAGCAGCAGCGGCAACATTAAAGGATGTCATTAATCTATATAGAGAAATGAATTAG
- a CDS encoding metal-dependent hydrolase, translated as MDTITHTLFGLSLYGSIQKDKMDRRTKMAYLFTSVGASQIPDSDVISQLWDTEGLYQMWHRGITHSIFLTPIWALLFYVLCLLFFKVKDKRLFFLGWLAVVIHNTSDLFNAWGTGYLEPFSQTRITFGTIPIIDFVFWVIIGSAYFLSKKTTILKKPYYFRAAWFLIVLHVSLQSVQGYYYYQKYNQDCEQIALSAGFIPTTFQVITKQEGVVTIFQDGIFQRKEIQYVLESKEDADLDYLFSKSPKAKTLYQWSPFVVIIDDDKQLGIYDPRFYRNGQSFLYEYITH; from the coding sequence TTGGATACTATTACACACACACTTTTTGGACTTTCATTATACGGTTCAATTCAGAAAGATAAGATGGATAGAAGGACAAAAATGGCTTATTTATTCACTTCTGTTGGAGCGAGTCAAATTCCTGATAGCGATGTGATTTCTCAACTATGGGATACAGAAGGGCTTTATCAAATGTGGCATCGCGGCATTACTCACTCTATTTTTCTTACACCGATATGGGCTTTATTATTCTATGTCCTATGTCTGCTTTTCTTTAAAGTGAAGGATAAGCGGTTATTTTTTCTGGGATGGCTTGCGGTAGTTATTCATAATACCAGTGATTTGTTTAATGCTTGGGGGACGGGGTATCTTGAACCATTTTCTCAAACAAGAATTACATTTGGAACCATCCCGATTATTGATTTTGTTTTCTGGGTTATCATTGGCAGTGCTTATTTTTTATCAAAGAAGACGACGATTCTGAAGAAACCTTATTATTTTCGCGCAGCTTGGTTCTTAATAGTTCTTCATGTTAGCCTGCAAAGTGTACAAGGGTATTATTACTATCAAAAGTACAATCAAGATTGTGAGCAAATTGCTTTATCAGCCGGTTTTATCCCTACTACCTTTCAGGTCATTACTAAACAAGAAGGAGTCGTAACCATCTTTCAGGATGGAATCTTCCAACGTAAAGAAATCCAATATGTACTTGAATCTAAAGAGGATGCAGACCTGGATTATTTATTCTCAAAAAGCCCAAAAGCCAAGACTCTCTACCAATGGTCACCATTTGTAGTCATCATTGATGATGATAAACAACTCGGAATTTATGATCCGAGATTCTACCGAAACGGCCAATCCTTCCTCTATGAATACATTACACATTAA
- a CDS encoding TerC family protein, with protein sequence MESIWLEYAWTLLILIGLEGLLSADNALVLAVIAKHLPESQKKKAINYGIIMAFVFRFAALFAISFIANVWQVQAIGAAYLLYLGLKHIIQARFGKENENIHKDDEKESAGKGFWPTVGKIAVADLAFAIDSILAAVALALGLPDSPLDDFGGMDGGQFIVVVLGGLAGLILIKYAATWFVQLLDKRPALETTAYAIVAWVGVKLAVITLAHEDIGILDHHFPHSTAWTLIFYGVLVGIALIGWFAPGNKSVNPKR encoded by the coding sequence ATGGAATCAATCTGGCTAGAGTATGCGTGGACATTGTTAATTCTAATTGGATTAGAAGGATTGTTATCGGCTGACAATGCCCTTGTACTAGCGGTTATAGCCAAGCATTTACCTGAAAGTCAGAAAAAAAAAGCTATAAATTACGGAATTATTATGGCCTTCGTTTTCCGATTTGCTGCACTTTTTGCCATTTCTTTTATCGCAAACGTCTGGCAGGTTCAGGCGATAGGAGCAGCTTATCTTCTTTACTTAGGTTTAAAGCATATCATTCAGGCCCGGTTCGGGAAAGAAAATGAGAATATTCATAAGGACGATGAAAAGGAATCCGCCGGGAAAGGTTTTTGGCCCACAGTAGGGAAGATTGCTGTAGCTGATCTCGCTTTTGCGATTGATTCGATTCTAGCTGCGGTTGCTCTTGCCCTTGGTCTTCCAGATTCACCGCTTGATGACTTTGGCGGCATGGATGGAGGACAGTTTATTGTTGTTGTTCTTGGAGGGCTTGCTGGTCTTATCTTGATTAAGTATGCAGCAACCTGGTTTGTGCAACTTCTCGATAAACGTCCAGCATTGGAAACGACAGCATATGCAATTGTTGCCTGGGTCGGTGTCAAACTTGCTGTCATTACTCTTGCCCATGAGGATATTGGTATCTTAGATCATCATTTTCCTCACAGTACCGCTTGGACTCTGATTTTCTATGGAGTATTAGTTGGTATTGCTCTAATCGGTTGGTTTGCACCGGGCAATAAGTCGGTAAATCCTAAAAGGTGA
- a CDS encoding GNAT family N-acetyltransferase: MDILIRQELTEEYNTTEEIVKKAFLHEEYSDKKEHVLVNRIRKSDAFIPELSLVALNQEKDIVGHILLSKIKIVDSNNAVDSLALAPVSVAPDYQKKGIGSQLIHAALKNAKEHGFSSVIVLGHKDYYPKFGFKPASFWNIQAPFEVPDEVFMALELTKNSLENVQGVVQYSKSFSE; encoded by the coding sequence ATGGATATCTTAATTAGACAAGAACTCACTGAAGAATATAATACGACTGAAGAAATTGTTAAAAAAGCCTTTTTACATGAAGAATATAGCGACAAGAAAGAACACGTACTTGTAAATCGGATTAGAAAATCAGATGCATTTATTCCTGAACTTTCATTAGTCGCATTAAATCAAGAAAAAGACATTGTAGGTCATATTCTTTTATCTAAAATAAAAATTGTAGATAGTAATAACGCTGTCGATTCTTTGGCACTTGCTCCAGTTTCTGTTGCGCCTGATTATCAGAAAAAAGGAATTGGGAGTCAATTAATTCATGCTGCATTAAAGAACGCAAAAGAGCACGGGTTTAGTTCAGTAATTGTCTTAGGACATAAAGACTATTATCCAAAGTTTGGTTTTAAACCGGCGAGCTTCTGGAATATACAAGCTCCATTTGAGGTTCCTGATGAAGTATTTATGGCTCTAGAATTAACAAAGAATTCTCTTGAAAATGTACAAGGTGTCGTTCAGTATTCAAAATCTTTTTCAGAATAA
- a CDS encoding MarR family transcriptional regulator — MDLELQNLDFIDSLSERHVQLRSITEKLWNDTSDIYISNSEWFIMARIYKKRPTISYVTKHVDISRQATHKFIKRLESKGLVTVSSLENNKKDKCIQLTQLGEECYEKNEALKANLEKKIIDKIGFEKFQILNDILKLDWGL, encoded by the coding sequence TTGGATTTAGAATTGCAAAACTTAGATTTCATTGACTCATTAAGCGAGCGGCATGTTCAACTTCGAAGTATTACTGAGAAATTGTGGAATGATACTAGTGACATATATATATCGAATTCTGAATGGTTTATTATGGCAAGAATTTATAAAAAGCGGCCAACTATTTCGTATGTCACAAAACATGTTGACATTTCTCGGCAAGCAACACATAAATTCATAAAAAGACTTGAATCAAAGGGATTAGTCACAGTTAGCAGCTTAGAAAACAACAAAAAAGATAAGTGTATACAGTTAACTCAACTAGGCGAAGAATGTTATGAGAAAAATGAAGCCTTAAAGGCAAATCTCGAAAAAAAAATCATCGATAAAATTGGGTTTGAGAAATTTCAAATTCTTAACGATATTTTAAAGCTAGACTGGGGGTTATAG